Proteins encoded within one genomic window of Triticum aestivum cultivar Chinese Spring chromosome 2D, IWGSC CS RefSeq v2.1, whole genome shotgun sequence:
- the LOC123052573 gene encoding probable potassium transporter 14 isoform X2: MGRSIVLALQTLGVVFGDVGTSPLYTFDIMFNKYPNTSKEDVLGALSLVIYTLILIPLLKYTLIVLWGNDDGEGGIFALYSLICRNAKASLLPNQLPSDTRISSFQLKVPSVELERSLRIKERLETSSMLKKLLLMLVLFGTSMVIADGVVTPAMSVMSAVNGLKVGISSVNEGEVVMISVAFLIVLFSLQRFGTSKVGLAVGPALFIWFCCLSGIGIYNIMQYGTEVLRAFNPIYIYYYFERNPTQAWMSLGGCLLCATGSEAMFADLCYFSVRSVQLTFVCLVLPCLLLGYLGQAAFLMENLTQNEQVFFLSIPSQVFWPVVFIATLAALIASRTMTTAIFSIIKQATALGCFPRLKIIHTSRKFMGQIYIPVMNWFLLVSCLAFVTTFGSINEIGNAYGIAELGVMMMTTILVTIIMLLIWQVNIIVVLCFLTLFLGLELFFFSSVLGSVADGSWVLLVFAAVLYLVMYIWNYGTKLKYETEVKQKLSMDLMMDLGCNLGTVRAPGIGLLYNELVRGVPAIFGHFLTTMPAIHSMIIFVCIKWVPVPVVPQNERFLFRRVCPKNYHMFRCIARYGYKDVRKENPQTFEQLLIESLEKFIRREAQERSLESDENGNTDSEEEVASSSSRVLVGPNGSIYSLGVPLLAECGGVSNPNFGSSTSFDGSLDGTMDGRRSLDNELSFIHMAKECGVVYLLGHGDIRARKESFFVKKLVINYFYAFLRKNCRRGIATLSIPHTRLMQVAMQYMV, from the exons ATGGGAAGGAGTATTGTTTTGGCCCTTCAGACGTTAGGCGTTGTCTTTGGGGATGTTGGCACCAGCCCACTATACACTTTCGATATAATGTTCAACAAATACCCCAATACTTCGAAGGAGGATGTGCTTGGAGCACTCTCACTTGTAATATACACTCTGATTCTAATTCCATTGCTGAAGTATACTCTGATTGTTTTATGGggaaatgatgatggagaag GAGGGATATTTGCTTTATACTCTCTAATATGCAGGAATGCAAAGGCTAGTCTGCTCCCTAACCAACTGCCCTCTGACACCCGCATATCAAGTTTCCAACTCAAGGTACCATCGGTCGAACTCGAGAGGTCTCTGAGGATCAAGGAGCGCCTCGAGACTTCATCTATGCTAAAGAAGCTACTTTTGATGCTTGTTCTTTTTGGTACTTCTATGGTGATAGCGGATGGTGTTGTTACACCAGCGATGTCAG TGATGTCTGCTGTTAATGGCTTGAAGGTTGGAATATCTAGTGTTAACGAAG GTGAAGTGGTCATGATAAGTGTTGCATTTCTCATTGTTCTATTCAGTCTGCAAAGGTTTGGAACAAGTAAAGTTGGGCTTGCTGTTGGACCTGCCTTGTTCATATGGTTTTGCTGCCTTTCTGGGATAGGAATATATAACATTATGCAATATGGTACAGAAGTATTACGTGCATTCAATCCTATATACATCTACTACTATTTTGAAAGAAACCCAACTCAAGCTTGGATGTCTCTTGGGGGCTGCCTTTTatgtgcaacag GATCCGAGGCAATGTTTGCTGATCTATGCTACTTCTCTGTTAGATCTGTCCAG CTTACCTTTGTGTGTCTTGTTCTTCCATGCCTTCTACTGGGTTACCTAGGGCAAGCTGCATTTCTTATGGAAAACTTGACTCAAAATGAGCAGGTCTTCTTTTTATCTATCCCGA GTCAGGTGTTTTGGCCAGTGGTGTTCATAGCTACTCTGGCAGCACTAATTGCTAGTCGTACAATGACAACTGCTATTTTCTCAATCATTAAGCAGGCCACAGCTCTTGGCTGTTTTCCCCGCCTCAAGATTATTCACACTTCAAGAAAGTTCATGGGTCAAATATACATCCCAGTGATGAACTGGTTTTTGCTAGTTTCCTGTCTCGCGTTTGTTACGACATTTGGGAGCATTAATGAGATTGGCAATGCATATG GTATAGCTGAACTTGGGGTCATGATGATGACTACTATATTGGTGACCATCATAATGCTTCTGATTTGGCAGGTCAACATCATTGTCGTTCTATGCTTTCTCACCCTCTTCCTGGGCCTGGAgctatttttcttttcttctgtATTGGGCAGTGTAGCAGATGGCAGTTGGGTTCTTTTGGTATTTGCGGCTGTACTGTATCTGGTAATGTACATATGGAACTATGGGACCAAGTTGAAGTACGAAACTGAGGTTAAGCAAAAACTTTCGATGGATCTAATGATGGATCTAGGCTGCAATCTCGGTACAGTCAGAGCGCCTGGAATTGGATTGCTTTATAATGAACTGGTGAGGGGGGTTCCTGCAATCTTTGGTCACTTCCTGACCACAATGCCAGCCATTCATTCGATGATCATTTTTGTCTGCATCAAGTGGGTTCCTGTTCCTGTCGTTCCTCAGAATGAAAGGTTTCTCTTTCGCCGGGTCTGCCCAAAGAACTACCATATGTTTCGCTGCATTGCTAG GTATGGGTACAAAGATGTACGCAAGGAGAACCCCCAAACATTTGAACAGCTTCTGATAGAAAGTCTAGAGAAATTTATACGGCGAGAAGCTCAAGAGCGCTCCCTGGAGAGTGACGAGAATGGTAACACGGACTCTGAAGAGGAGGTTGCGTCAAGCTCATCAAGAGTTCTTGTTGGTCCAAATGGTAGCATCTACTCTCTTGGTGTTCCACTCCTTGCGGAGTGTGGTGGTGTTTCAAATCCAAACTTTGGATCAAGCACATCATTTGATGGATCTCTGGACGGGACAATGGATGGAAGGCGAAGCCTGGACAATGAGCTGTCTTTCATTCACATGGCCAAGGAGTGTGGCGTGGTTTACCTTCTTGGACATGGCGACATCCGAGCTCGGAAGGAGTCATTCTTTGTCAAGAAGCTAGTGATCAACTATTTCTACGCGTTCCTGAGGAAGAACTGCCGGAGAGGCATAGCAACGTTGAGCATACCGCACACAAGGCTGATGCAGGTCGCAATGCAATACATGGTGTAG